In Necator americanus strain Aroian chromosome IV, whole genome shotgun sequence, the following proteins share a genomic window:
- a CDS encoding hypothetical protein (NECATOR_CHRIV.G15979.T4) — translation MLRDRRLLQDSKVILTDRVAAQHHLLVMDLKISRPRKRHPRTETQRIKWWNLKDRKEAAIREKKSKYKLWWRTRQPEDRGAYLAAKREAKKAVSKANSDRYKAVYDTLDTREDERAVELMEPRRSGQILERWREYYNHLCNEEFCHPPMPTVPSVEGPVLPITAVEVSAALAKMKSNKATGPDDIPADVWKLLGDRGSVWLATLFNKIVAEGRAPDVGQTSVTVPVWKGKGDIADCTSYRPIRLLCHTMKVFERVLEARLRKIVSVSLNQCGFVKDRSTIDAVHAFRILLEKHREKNRSVHVAFLDLEKAFDRVLHELLWMSMRSHRVPEEYVRWTKLLYAKPTSVVRCAAGTSRPFPVQVGVHQGSSLSPLLFILCMDTITKEIQKQHPWTLLFADDIMLASESRDDLQKQETWKDQLQQYGLRLNTSKTEYMECGPRIEDGSIRVDGTELNKVNCFKYLGSKVTSTGDIDQEGRARVNAAWMKWKMATGMRCGPLRCWPTTKALERVLHAMEMRMLRWTIGVTLKEKLSNDTVRSIFGVVRITEKMKEARLRWFGHVLRREKDSVAKTALKLDVSGVRPRWRPKIRWLDRVKLDTIDARLCTADAMDRTKWKTRTRKADPATTRDKR, via the exons atgttacgcgatcgccgacttctgcaggattcaaaagtcatccttACAGACcgtgtcgctgcccaacaccatctgctcgttatggacttgaaaatctcccgtccaaggaagagacatccaaggactgaaacacagcgcatcaaatggtggaatctgaaggatcgaaaggag gcggcaattcgtgagaagaagtccaagtataagctctggtggaggacgcgtcagcctgaagatcggggtgcttacctagcggcgaagagggaggctaagaaggcagtctccaaggcgaattcggaccgctacaaggctgtgtacgacacgcttgataccagagaagacgagcgggcagt ggagctgatggagccgcgccgctctggtcagattctggagaggtggcgagagtactacaatcacttgtgtaacgaagagttctgtcatcctcccatgccaactgttcccagcgtcgagggtcctgttctaccaattactgccgtcgaagtcagtgctgctctcgcaaaaatgaagtcgaacaaggcaaccggtcctgatgacatacctgctgatgtctggaagctgctaggagatcgagggtccgtgtggctcgcaactctatttaacaagatcgttgcagaaggacgggcTCCAGACGTtgggcaaacttccgtgaccgtgcctgtctggaaaggaaaaggagacattgctgactgcacctcgtacaggcctatacgactgctgtgccatacgatgaaggtttttgagcgtgtgctggaagctcgtctgaggaaaattgttagcgtttcactcaaccagtgcggctttgtgaaggaccgcagcactatagatgctgtCCATGCTTTCCGTAttctcctggagaaacatcgagagaagaaccgcagtgtgcatgttgcttttctcgatctcgagaaagctttcgaccgtgtcctacatgagctgttatggatgtccatgaggtcgcatagagtaccagaagaatatgtgcggtggacgaagctgctttatgcgaagcctaccagcgttgtacgatgtgctgctggaacaagcaggccattccctgtacaagtaggggttcatcagggttcatccctctcacccctgctgttcatactgtgcatggacacgataacgaaggaaatccagaagcagcatccgtggactctactctttgccgacgatatcatgctcgcgtcggagtctcgagatgatcttcagaaacaagaaacttggaaggatcagctgcagcaatatggattgcgcctcaacacatcaaaaactgagtacatggagtgcggaccaaggatagaggacggttcaattcgtgtcgatggcaccgaattaaacaaggtgaactgtttcaagtaccttggatccaaagtgacttccacaggcgacattgatcaagaaggtcgagcacgtgttaatgcggcatggatgaaatggaaaatggcaacaggg ATGCGGTGCGGCCCTTTACGGTGCTGgccgacaacgaaagccttggaaagagtgctgcacgctatggagatgcggatgttgaggtggacgataggtgtaacgctaaaagagaaactatccaacgacactgtacgttccatcttcggcgtagtccggataactgagaagatgaaggaggcgcgactgagatggtttggtcacgtcttgcgacGAGAgaaagattctgttgccaaaaccgctctgaagctcgacgtttcaggagtgaggccgcgttggaggccaaagattcgctggttagaccgtgtgaagctggatacgatagatgcacgtttgtgtacggctgatgcaatggatagaaccaaatggaagacaagaaccagaaaagcggaccctgcaacaacgcgggacaaacgctag
- a CDS encoding hypothetical protein (NECATOR_CHRIV.G15979.T2) has translation MWSSTSSVIRLTAENTLGKTTLDKPKVQKATWFWNEEVQAAIREKKSKYKLWWRTRQPEDRGAYLAAKREAKKAVSKANSDRYKAVYDTLDTREDERAVYR, from the coding sequence atgtggtcgtctacttccagcgttatacgcttgaccgcggagaacactctgggaaagacgactctagatAAGCCcaaggtacaaaaggctacgtggttttggaatgaggaagttcaggcggcaattcgtgagaagaagtccaagtataagctctggtggaggacgcgtcagcctgaagatcggggtgcttacctagcggcgaagagggaggctaagaaggcagtctccaaggcgaattcggaccgctacaaggctgtgtacgacacgcttgataccagagaagacgagcgggcagtgtatcgttga
- a CDS encoding hypothetical protein (NECATOR_CHRIV.G15980.T1) — protein sequence MEPRRSGQILERWREYYNHLCNEEFCHPPMPTVPSVEGPVLPITAVEVSAALAKMKSNKATGPDDIPADVWKLLGDRGSVWLATLFNKIVAEGRAPDVGQTSVTVPVWKGKGDIADCTSYRPIRLLCHTMKVFERVLEARLRKIVSVSLNQCGFVKDRSTIDAVHAFRILLEKHREKNRSVHVAFLDLEKAFDRVLHELLWMSMRSHRVPEEYVRWTKLLYAKPTSVVRCAAGTSRPFPVQVGVHQGSSLSPLLFILCMDTITKEIQKQHPWTLLFADDIMLASESRDDLQKQETWKDQLQQYGLRLNTSKTEYMECGPRIEDGSIRVDGTELNKVNCFKYLGSKVTSTGDIDQEGRARVNAAWMKWKMATGVLCDKKVPVRLKSKIYRTVVRPVALYRCGAALYGAGRQRKPWKECCTLWRCGC from the coding sequence atggagccgcgccgctctggtcagattctggagaggtggcgagagtactacaatcacttgtgtaacgaagagttctgtcatcctcccatgccaactgttcccagcgtcgagggtcctgttctaccaattactgccgtcgaagtcagtgctgctctcgcaaaaatgaagtcgaacaaggcaaccggtcctgatgacatacctgctgatgtctggaagctgctaggagatcgagggtccgtgtggctcgcaactctatttaacaagatcgttgcagaaggacgggcTCCAGACGTtgggcaaacttccgtgaccgtgcctgtctggaaaggaaaaggagacattgctgactgcacctcgtacaggcctatacgactgctgtgccatacgatgaaggtttttgagcgtgtgctggaagctcgtctgaggaaaattgttagcgtttcactcaaccagtgcggctttgtgaaggaccgcagcactatagatgctgtCCATGCTTTCCGTAttctcctggagaaacatcgagagaagaaccgcagtgtgcatgttgcttttctcgatctcgagaaagctttcgaccgtgtcctacatgagctgttatggatgtccatgaggtcgcatagagtaccagaagaatatgtgcggtggacgaagctgctttatgcgaagcctaccagcgttgtacgatgtgctgctggaacaagcaggccattccctgtacaagtaggggttcatcagggttcatccctctcacccctgctgttcatactgtgcatggacacgataacgaaggaaatccagaagcagcatccgtggactctactctttgccgacgatatcatgctcgcgtcggagtctcgagatgatcttcagaaacaagaaacttggaaggatcagctgcagcaatatggattgcgcctcaacacatcaaaaactgagtacatggagtgcggaccaaggatagaggacggttcaattcgtgtcgatggcaccgaattaaacaaggtgaactgtttcaagtaccttggatccaaagtgacttccacaggcgacattgatcaagaaggtcgagcacgtgttaatgcggcatggatgaaatggaaaatggcaacaggggtactgtgcgacaagaaagtccctgttcgactgaagtcgaagatctacaggacggttgtgcgtcctgttgccctttacagATGCGGTGCGGCCCTTTACGGTGCTGgccgacaacgaaagccttggaaagagtgctgcacgctatggagatgcggatgttga